In Zunongwangia profunda SM-A87, the following proteins share a genomic window:
- the atpB gene encoding F0F1 ATP synthase subunit A, which translates to MIAQKSLKIIVTFALALLPVFSFASKEDSLVEAEKEFNATDMILHHIGDAHGWHFYGEGENSFTLPLPVILYTDNGLVTFMSSEFHHDTEGHHVVEKNGMSFVNLHEKIYQLEEGAHEVEFDKEHHPLNAERPIDLSITKNVAAMFITVIIMLIIFSRLASFHKKNKHAPKGFNNLLETFVLFVRDEIAKPQIGEKKYMKFMPFLLTVFFFIWITNLIGLLPGAANVTGNIAVTVSLGLFTLVLIVINGNKDFWKHTLWMPGIPTFVKPILTIVEVVGLIVKPVALMIRLFANITAGHIIILSLIGLIFILESAGVAGISVPFALFISVLELLVAFLQAFIFTMLSALFIGMAVQEHEHH; encoded by the coding sequence ATGATAGCACAGAAATCGTTAAAGATTATAGTGACATTTGCACTAGCCTTACTTCCGGTTTTTTCTTTTGCATCAAAAGAGGACTCTTTAGTAGAAGCTGAAAAAGAATTTAATGCTACAGATATGATTCTTCACCATATTGGTGATGCACATGGCTGGCATTTTTATGGAGAAGGAGAGAATTCTTTCACACTACCACTTCCGGTGATTTTATATACCGATAATGGTCTTGTAACTTTTATGTCTAGTGAATTTCACCATGATACCGAAGGGCATCATGTAGTCGAAAAAAACGGAATGAGTTTCGTTAATCTTCACGAAAAGATTTATCAATTAGAAGAAGGTGCTCATGAGGTTGAGTTTGATAAGGAACACCATCCTTTAAATGCAGAGCGTCCTATCGATTTATCGATCACTAAAAACGTAGCGGCTATGTTTATCACCGTTATCATTATGTTGATCATTTTTAGTCGTTTAGCCTCCTTCCACAAAAAGAATAAACACGCTCCAAAGGGCTTTAACAACTTACTGGAGACTTTCGTTTTATTTGTAAGAGACGAAATTGCGAAGCCGCAAATAGGAGAGAAAAAATACATGAAGTTTATGCCATTTTTATTAACGGTATTTTTCTTCATATGGATTACAAACTTGATTGGCTTATTGCCAGGTGCAGCCAATGTTACCGGTAATATTGCCGTAACAGTATCCCTTGGGTTATTCACGTTGGTATTAATTGTAATTAACGGGAACAAAGATTTTTGGAAGCATACCTTATGGATGCCAGGAATCCCAACTTTTGTAAAACCTATTTTAACGATAGTAGAAGTTGTTGGATTGATTGTAAAACCTGTGGCCCTGATGATTCGTTTATTTGCAAATATTACGGCAGGGCATATTATCATATTGAGTTTAATCGGACTGATCTTTATATTAGAAAGTGCTGGCGTAGCTGGTATTTCAGTGCCTTTTGCATTGTTTATTTCAGTTCTGGAATTGCTTGTAGCATTTTTGCAGGCATTTATTTTTACTATGCTGTCGGCCTTATTTATAGGGATGGCAGTACAAGAACATGAGCATCATTAA
- a CDS encoding ABC transporter ATP-binding protein, producing MITATNLSKVYNGTKVLDIDHLEIPQGQNFGLVGNNGAGKTTFFSLLLDLIRPTTGNIFNQDITVNESEDWKTFTASFIDESFLIGYLTAEEYFYFVGELRNQNRADIDSFLKQFEEFFNGEIIGRKKYLRDLSKGNQKKVGIVAALIGEPKVVILDEPFANLDPTTQIRLKKIIKDLSEISGTTVLVSSHDLIHVTEVCERIVVLDKGNIVRDIKTSEATLKELETYFSGEQIPEEIKLSAEEETGEARTNNPD from the coding sequence ATGATCACAGCAACCAATCTATCTAAAGTATATAATGGCACCAAGGTTTTAGATATCGACCATTTAGAAATTCCTCAGGGTCAAAATTTCGGACTCGTGGGAAATAACGGTGCCGGAAAAACAACCTTTTTCAGTTTATTATTAGATTTGATAAGACCTACCACAGGTAATATATTTAATCAGGATATCACCGTAAACGAGAGTGAAGACTGGAAAACATTTACCGCGTCTTTTATCGACGAGAGTTTTTTGATTGGATATCTTACGGCCGAAGAATATTTTTATTTTGTAGGCGAACTGCGTAATCAAAATCGTGCCGATATTGACAGTTTTTTGAAGCAATTTGAAGAATTTTTTAATGGCGAAATTATTGGACGGAAAAAATACCTTCGAGATTTATCGAAAGGTAATCAGAAAAAAGTGGGTATTGTTGCTGCGTTAATAGGCGAGCCCAAAGTGGTAATTTTAGATGAGCCATTTGCTAATCTGGATCCTACAACACAAATTAGGCTGAAGAAAATTATCAAAGATCTTTCTGAAATTTCGGGAACTACTGTTTTGGTTTCCAGTCATGATCTTATTCATGTTACTGAAGTTTGTGAGCGCATCGTAGTGTTGGATAAGGGGAATATTGTACGGGATATAAAAACTTCTGAAGCCACTTTAAAAGAACTGGAAACCTATTTTTCTGGAGAGCAAATTCCTGAAGAAATCAAATTATCTGCGGAAGAAGAAACAGGAGAAGCTAGAACTAATAATCCTGACTAA
- a CDS encoding glycosyltransferase family 9 protein, which translates to MSTAHQHIPNENREKGAHILAIRLSAMGDVAMTVPVIRTFMAMYPNCRITFLTRPFFAPMFKGIPNIEIYEADINGEHNGVMGLGRLARELRNHEIEMVADLHNVLRSNVLKSVFYFFGIPVKQIDKGRADKKKLTREDHKVFKELKSTHQRYVDVFTALGFPLDFNKHIFPEKQQIPSKIHEIVAHSSKKWLGIAPFAQHSSKAYPADLMEEVLKKLNKQDNIQVFLFGGGKAEIKKLRSWEQQFENSINVAGLLSFEEELALISNLDAMLSMDSGNGHMAAMYGVPVITIWGVTHPFAGFKPFQQPFENSMIPDLEKFPKIPTSVYGNKYPEGYELAIRTISPVRVVKKINSVLN; encoded by the coding sequence ATGAGCACTGCACATCAACATATTCCCAATGAAAATAGAGAGAAAGGTGCTCATATTCTTGCTATCCGTTTATCAGCAATGGGAGATGTTGCCATGACGGTTCCGGTGATTAGAACCTTTATGGCGATGTATCCCAATTGTAGGATTACCTTTCTTACCCGGCCTTTTTTTGCGCCCATGTTTAAGGGCATTCCCAATATAGAAATTTATGAGGCCGATATTAATGGCGAACATAATGGCGTGATGGGGTTGGGAAGGTTGGCCCGGGAATTACGAAATCATGAGATCGAAATGGTAGCTGATCTTCACAATGTTCTTAGGAGTAACGTATTGAAATCGGTTTTTTATTTCTTTGGAATTCCAGTAAAACAAATCGATAAGGGTAGGGCTGATAAAAAGAAATTAACACGTGAAGATCATAAAGTTTTTAAAGAGTTGAAAAGTACACATCAACGCTATGTAGATGTGTTTACGGCTTTAGGATTTCCTCTTGATTTTAATAAACATATTTTTCCGGAAAAGCAGCAAATTCCCTCCAAAATACATGAAATTGTAGCTCATTCTTCTAAAAAATGGTTAGGAATAGCGCCTTTTGCACAACATAGTTCCAAAGCTTATCCTGCAGATTTAATGGAAGAAGTTTTAAAAAAACTGAATAAACAAGACAATATTCAGGTGTTTCTTTTTGGCGGTGGTAAGGCAGAAATCAAAAAACTACGATCTTGGGAGCAGCAGTTTGAGAATAGTATAAACGTCGCCGGGCTTTTATCTTTTGAAGAAGAACTGGCTTTAATATCTAATCTTGATGCCATGTTATCTATGGATAGCGGCAATGGACATATGGCAGCGATGTACGGGGTTCCGGTAATTACCATTTGGGGAGTCACACATCCTTTTGCCGGTTTTAAGCCTTTTCAGCAACCTTTCGAAAATTCAATGATTCCAGATTTAGAAAAGTTTCCCAAAATACCCACCTCGGTATATGGTAATAAATATCCTGAAGGTTACGAACTTGCTATCAGGACTATAAGTCCGGTTAGAGTGGTAAAAAAGATAAATTCAGTATTAAATTAA
- the porW gene encoding type IX secretion system periplasmic lipoprotein PorW/SprE — MRRFTQAFFIFILLGAIISCSRKKDTFISRSWHSVTAEYNTLYNGNLALETGREELNQNYRDNYWDVLPIERMQIDEEILLPDSIRNQNFGVAEQKAVKAIQRHSMLIAGEEKNPQIDEAYMLLGKARYFDQRFIPALEAFNYILQRYPASNSIRNAQIWREKTNIRLENNRVAIKNLKRIIENSQFEDQEYADAKAAIAQAYINLKYPDSALAPLTTAANFTKKNEEKGRYFFILGQLYNQLNQPKNANLAFDEVIDLNRKSPRIYMINAYIQKARNFNAEENDDQQLKQMLTDLEEDRENRPFLDKIYFQIGEYYYQRDSIDTAIVYYNKSLRSRANSDPYLRSINYEILANINFDQSEYQTAAKYFDSTLFEMPSNLREYRTIEKKRKNLDDVIFYQAIADKNDSILDLVKLPREEQIAFYTAYTDKLKEGYQKEIEAGEAQAALALNTAGPGVPNIGVPVEENASKFYFYSENRINRGEREFLRIWGNRELADNWRWMATGNTGINTQDEDSIAEFDFSSDPRFDPLTYVEKLPTDNKVIDSLYEDRNYAYYQLGLIYNEKFGEYQLAVDRLEQVLASNPEDRLILPSKYNLYKAYGRLNMLNQQDRMKNDIISNYPNSQYAVFIQNPQSLADGESLPKMSYEKTFELYENQQFVEVISESDKFITRYTGEEIVPKFELLKAMAIGRLRGLAEYRKALGYVSLTYPQSQEGQKAKEMISRTLPRLSRLQLKEDSLATNYKLIYEFEASKTEEARELQQKIDSALVTLGYSGLSTSIDPYTDDRIFVVVHGLEDRPRALGFGELLRENDDYKVKNDFLAISTDNYRVVLLKKNLDIYKTDY, encoded by the coding sequence TTGAGGAGATTTACACAAGCTTTTTTCATTTTCATCCTTCTGGGGGCAATAATTTCATGCTCCAGAAAGAAGGATACTTTTATTAGTCGAAGCTGGCATTCGGTTACTGCTGAATATAACACGCTTTATAACGGAAATCTTGCCCTGGAAACTGGACGTGAAGAACTAAACCAAAATTATCGGGATAATTATTGGGATGTATTGCCTATAGAGCGTATGCAAATCGATGAAGAAATCTTACTTCCCGATAGCATACGCAATCAAAATTTTGGTGTAGCCGAACAAAAAGCGGTAAAAGCAATACAACGACATTCGATGTTAATTGCCGGGGAAGAAAAAAATCCGCAAATCGATGAAGCTTATATGCTTTTAGGAAAAGCAAGATATTTTGATCAGCGTTTTATCCCGGCTTTAGAGGCTTTCAATTATATTTTACAAAGATATCCCGCCAGCAATAGTATTCGAAATGCGCAGATTTGGCGAGAGAAAACCAATATCAGGTTAGAGAATAACAGGGTTGCGATTAAAAATCTAAAAAGGATTATCGAAAATTCGCAATTCGAAGATCAGGAATATGCCGATGCAAAAGCAGCCATAGCACAAGCATATATTAATTTAAAGTATCCCGATAGTGCACTGGCACCCTTAACCACAGCGGCTAACTTCACTAAGAAAAACGAGGAGAAAGGACGTTACTTTTTTATTTTAGGCCAGTTGTATAACCAACTCAATCAACCTAAAAATGCCAATTTAGCTTTTGATGAGGTGATTGATTTAAACCGCAAATCACCGCGCATTTATATGATTAATGCGTATATCCAAAAGGCTAGAAATTTTAATGCCGAAGAAAACGACGATCAGCAATTAAAACAAATGCTTACTGATCTTGAAGAGGATCGTGAAAACCGCCCGTTCTTAGATAAAATTTATTTTCAAATTGGTGAATATTATTATCAGCGTGATTCTATAGATACCGCTATTGTTTATTATAATAAATCGCTTAGGAGCAGAGCTAACAGTGATCCTTATCTGCGATCTATAAATTACGAGATCCTGGCAAATATTAATTTTGACCAATCAGAATATCAAACTGCCGCAAAATATTTTGATAGTACGCTTTTTGAAATGCCCTCTAATTTAAGGGAATATCGTACTATAGAAAAGAAGCGTAAAAATTTAGATGATGTGATTTTCTATCAGGCTATCGCCGATAAAAACGATAGTATCTTAGATTTAGTAAAATTACCACGTGAAGAACAAATCGCTTTTTACACTGCTTATACCGATAAATTAAAAGAAGGCTACCAGAAGGAAATTGAAGCGGGGGAAGCCCAGGCAGCTTTAGCTTTAAACACAGCAGGTCCCGGCGTTCCCAATATAGGAGTACCAGTAGAAGAAAATGCAAGTAAGTTTTATTTTTATAGTGAAAACCGCATCAATAGGGGAGAACGCGAATTTTTAAGGATTTGGGGAAATCGGGAACTCGCGGATAATTGGCGATGGATGGCTACCGGAAATACCGGCATCAACACACAAGATGAAGATAGTATAGCCGAATTTGATTTTTCCAGCGATCCAAGGTTTGACCCTTTAACCTATGTAGAAAAGCTCCCTACAGATAATAAAGTTATCGATAGTTTGTATGAGGATCGTAACTATGCGTATTATCAATTAGGTTTAATCTACAATGAGAAATTTGGTGAATACCAGTTAGCTGTAGATCGTTTAGAACAAGTGCTGGCCAGTAATCCTGAAGATCGATTAATTCTACCTTCAAAATATAATCTTTATAAAGCCTACGGAAGATTAAACATGCTGAATCAACAGGACCGGATGAAAAACGATATTATTTCTAATTATCCCAATTCTCAGTATGCGGTTTTTATTCAGAATCCACAAAGCTTAGCCGATGGGGAAAGTCTGCCTAAAATGAGTTACGAAAAGACTTTCGAACTTTACGAAAATCAGCAATTTGTAGAGGTGATTTCTGAAAGCGATAAGTTTATAACCCGGTATACTGGAGAAGAAATCGTCCCGAAGTTTGAATTATTAAAAGCTATGGCTATAGGGCGTTTAAGAGGTTTGGCGGAATATCGAAAAGCCCTTGGGTATGTTTCTTTAACCTATCCGCAATCCCAAGAAGGACAAAAGGCCAAGGAAATGATTAGCCGTACGCTGCCCAGATTAAGCAGGCTCCAACTGAAGGAAGATAGTCTGGCAACTAATTATAAACTCATCTACGAATTTGAAGCTTCTAAAACAGAAGAAGCCCGGGAACTTCAGCAAAAAATAGATTCGGCTTTAGTAACATTGGGTTATTCGGGTCTTTCAACCTCTATAGATCCCTATACAGATGATCGCATCTTTGTAGTTGTACATGGTTTAGAAGATCGTCCCAGAGCTTTAGGCTTTGGTGAATTATTGCGTGAAAATGATGATTATAAGGTTAAAAATGATTTTCTTGCAATCTCAACAGACAATTATCGGGTAGTTCTTTTAAAAAAGAACCTAGATATTTATAAAACAGATTATTAA
- a CDS encoding AtpZ/AtpI family protein: MKNNQRNKYLVFVNVGFQMAIIIAGAVFLGIWLDKKFPNKFSAYTISVSLLGVFIALFQVIRSVKNISKDDE; this comes from the coding sequence ATGAAAAACAATCAGCGTAATAAATATCTTGTATTTGTAAATGTAGGTTTCCAGATGGCAATTATCATTGCCGGTGCAGTCTTTTTGGGGATTTGGTTAGACAAAAAATTTCCTAATAAATTTTCTGCATACACAATTTCAGTATCACTATTAGGTGTTTTTATTGCTTTATTCCAGGTAATAAGAAGTGTTAAAAATATAAGTAAAGACGACGAATAG
- a CDS encoding F0F1 ATP synthase subunit B — protein MDLITPEIGLLFWQTIVFLVLILILAKFAWRPILGAVKEREDSINNALSSAEEARKEMQNLKADNEQLRKEARAERDAILKEARELKEKVLASATEEAQTKADMIVAQAKESIEMEKKAAMAEIKSQVANLSIEIAEKVIRKELSSKEKQHQMINEMLGDVTLN, from the coding sequence ATGGATTTAATCACTCCTGAAATTGGTTTACTTTTTTGGCAGACAATAGTTTTTCTTGTACTTATTTTAATTTTAGCAAAATTTGCATGGAGACCTATTCTTGGAGCTGTTAAAGAACGAGAAGACTCGATTAATAATGCGTTATCTTCAGCTGAAGAAGCTAGAAAAGAGATGCAAAATCTTAAGGCGGATAACGAGCAGTTAAGAAAAGAAGCCCGTGCTGAAAGAGATGCTATTCTTAAAGAAGCCCGTGAGTTAAAAGAAAAGGTATTGGCTAGTGCTACAGAAGAAGCACAAACCAAAGCAGATATGATTGTAGCACAGGCTAAGGAAAGTATAGAGATGGAGAAAAAGGCAGCTATGGCAGAAATCAAATCTCAGGTTGCTAATTTATCTATAGAAATTGCAGAAAAAGTAATTCGTAAGGAATTATCAAGTAAAGAAAAGCAACACCAGATGATCAACGAGATGCTAGGTGATGTTACTTTAAATTAA
- a CDS encoding PadR family transcriptional regulator → MSNSKLYKGSLSTIILKLLAEKDKMYGYEITQKVKEITNGELKITEGALYPALHKLEADGFLQVEVKKVDNRLRKYYKLTEAGMKEKVHKINELEQFIENIQGIINPKFSI, encoded by the coding sequence ATGTCGAATTCAAAATTATATAAGGGTAGTTTATCTACGATTATTTTAAAGCTTTTAGCTGAGAAAGATAAAATGTATGGTTACGAAATTACTCAGAAGGTAAAAGAAATTACCAATGGCGAATTGAAAATCACTGAAGGAGCGCTATATCCCGCATTACATAAGCTTGAAGCCGACGGCTTTTTACAGGTTGAAGTGAAAAAAGTGGATAATCGTCTTCGTAAATACTATAAACTTACCGAAGCCGGTATGAAAGAGAAGGTGCATAAAATCAATGAATTAGAGCAATTTATTGAGAACATTCAGGGAATCATTAATCCTAAATTCAGCATTTAA
- a CDS encoding DUF5687 family protein gives MVGKLLSLEWKSFTRSASFGKSLGLKIFMIFIAVYFAVMFLFMGIGLYPILEKMYPAEDPLFKLNEYILAWLAFELIFRFFMQSLPVVQIKPLLLQNIKKHKVINFVLLKSLFSFYNILPVLIYVPFAVVVAVKSNHSVISMIAWACSVLFFSFSVNYFNFLIKKKFAEDLKSFLPAIIFILALAGLEYFNVFPVSEKFGIFLNYVLEMPYLAVLPLILVVMFFVWVRNTLKKKFYLDTGLKTKQREVKSQDFEWLKRFGDVATFLQLDMKLIWRNKRPKTTVYLSFFFLLYGLLFFTNSVYEGMPVMFVFAGIFITGIFMINFGQFVPSWDASYYQMIMSQNIPMRKYLASKAALISFSIIILSILSTPYVYFGWNILLIIFVCALYNLGVNVPLLMFTGSFNKKRIDLEKSPFMNYQGTGAAQWLVAIPLLAVPLGIFYLFYKVFSFNIGLLAIGVLGIIGIVLRNYLMDRITIQYKKNKYAMIHGYKQTGD, from the coding sequence ATGGTAGGTAAATTACTCAGTTTAGAATGGAAGTCATTTACGCGTAGCGCAAGTTTTGGCAAAAGTCTCGGACTTAAAATCTTTATGATCTTTATCGCGGTATATTTTGCTGTTATGTTTCTTTTTATGGGAATAGGACTTTATCCTATACTAGAAAAAATGTATCCTGCTGAAGATCCGCTTTTTAAATTAAACGAATATATTTTAGCCTGGCTGGCATTTGAACTTATATTTCGGTTTTTTATGCAAAGTCTTCCGGTGGTACAAATAAAACCTTTATTACTTCAGAATATTAAAAAGCATAAGGTTATAAATTTTGTGCTTTTAAAGTCGTTATTCTCATTCTATAATATTTTACCAGTTTTAATTTATGTGCCTTTTGCTGTGGTGGTAGCCGTAAAATCTAATCATAGCGTAATTTCCATGATTGCCTGGGCGTGTAGTGTATTGTTCTTTAGTTTTTCAGTCAATTATTTTAATTTCCTAATCAAAAAGAAGTTTGCAGAAGATTTAAAATCATTCTTACCAGCGATAATTTTTATTTTGGCTTTAGCAGGCTTAGAATATTTTAATGTTTTTCCGGTAAGTGAAAAATTTGGTATCTTCTTAAATTATGTGTTGGAAATGCCGTATTTGGCTGTTTTGCCACTAATTCTTGTAGTAATGTTTTTTGTTTGGGTACGAAATACTTTAAAAAAGAAATTTTATTTAGATACGGGATTAAAAACAAAACAAAGAGAGGTTAAATCCCAGGATTTTGAGTGGTTAAAAAGATTTGGTGATGTAGCGACTTTTCTACAGTTGGATATGAAGCTTATCTGGCGTAATAAACGACCCAAAACAACGGTGTATCTTTCATTTTTCTTTTTACTGTATGGCTTATTGTTTTTTACCAATTCAGTTTACGAAGGAATGCCTGTAATGTTTGTTTTTGCAGGTATTTTTATCACCGGAATATTTATGATCAATTTTGGCCAATTTGTACCCAGTTGGGATGCTTCTTATTATCAAATGATAATGTCGCAAAATATCCCAATGCGTAAATATCTGGCTTCTAAAGCTGCGTTGATAAGTTTTAGTATTATAATACTAAGTATTTTAAGTACGCCTTATGTTTATTTTGGCTGGAATATTTTACTCATCATTTTTGTTTGTGCATTGTATAATCTTGGAGTAAATGTGCCTTTATTAATGTTTACAGGTTCATTTAATAAAAAACGTATTGATTTAGAAAAAAGTCCGTTTATGAATTACCAGGGAACAGGCGCAGCACAATGGTTGGTGGCCATACCTTTATTGGCAGTTCCGCTGGGTATTTTCTACTTATTTTATAAAGTATTCAGTTTTAATATAGGTCTTTTAGCGATAGGAGTGTTAGGTATTATAGGTATCGTTCTTAGAAATTACCTAATGGACAGAATAACCATACAATATAAAAAGAATAAATATGCCATGATTCATGGTTATAAACAAACCGGGGATTAA
- the atpH gene encoding ATP synthase F1 subunit delta has protein sequence MKGTRAAQRYAKAILELANDKKVAKDVKEDMLSISKTIENSEDLRSTLASPVIKPSLKNQILKAIFKDVNGLTTGVFNLLVENNRINILDVVAKQYLSLFDTSILVQNAVVTTVVPLTKELEVKIQAKIKELTGREATIENKIDEI, from the coding sequence ATGAAGGGAACCAGAGCAGCACAGCGTTACGCAAAAGCCATTCTTGAATTAGCAAACGATAAGAAAGTAGCTAAAGATGTTAAGGAAGATATGCTTAGTATTTCTAAAACAATCGAGAATAGTGAAGATTTAAGGAGTACTTTAGCAAGTCCTGTAATAAAGCCCAGTCTTAAGAATCAAATTTTAAAAGCGATCTTTAAAGATGTAAATGGGTTAACTACAGGAGTTTTTAATTTGCTGGTAGAGAATAATCGTATCAATATCTTAGATGTTGTTGCTAAACAATATTTATCCTTATTTGATACTTCTATTTTGGTACAAAATGCTGTGGTAACTACTGTAGTTCCTTTAACAAAAGAGCTTGAGGTTAAAATTCAGGCCAAAATAAAAGAGCTTACCGGTAGGGAAGCAACGATCGAGAATAAGATTGATGAAATTTGA
- a CDS encoding bactofilin family protein, which translates to MFSEKKKGMSGKEMFNEQNKIAAGTQITGDITAKGAFRIEGFLKGSLMTTGKVVISKNGSIEGTLECENADIEGNFNGKLTVSGVLSLKSSAIVDGEVVAGKLAVEPGANFNATCQMRGTMKSVKNEKQSA; encoded by the coding sequence ATGTTTTCAGAAAAAAAGAAAGGAATGTCCGGCAAAGAAATGTTTAACGAACAAAATAAAATTGCTGCAGGAACACAGATTACCGGAGATATAACAGCAAAAGGTGCTTTTAGAATTGAAGGCTTTTTAAAAGGATCTTTAATGACCACTGGGAAAGTGGTCATTAGCAAAAATGGAAGCATAGAAGGGACATTAGAATGTGAAAATGCCGATATTGAAGGTAATTTTAATGGGAAACTAACAGTAAGTGGGGTATTGAGTTTAAAATCATCTGCAATTGTAGATGGAGAAGTGGTTGCTGGTAAACTCGCTGTTGAACCTGGTGCAAATTTTAATGCTACTTGCCAAATGCGCGGCACAATGAAGTCGGTTAAGAATGAAAAACAATCAGCGTAA
- a CDS encoding ferredoxin--NADP reductase: protein MSTFHKLKIKEIIRETPQAVSISFDIPSELQQEYKFKAGQYITIKADVDGKELRRAYSLCSAPNSEEFKVTVKEVEGGKFSVLANNSLQAGDILEVHPPEGKFVLEPSTSAKTYAAFAAGSGITPVLSIIKTVLSEESKSRFILTYGNKSPEDTIFFKELLELQAAYPDRLFVEFVFSRAREDNAHFGRIETSTVNFVMKNKFKDQPFDAVYLCGPEEMINHVSEVLTNNGIAEENIYYELFTSNDSGEVEANLEGQTQITVMVDDEETSFVMNQTDVILDAALENDLDVPYSCQGGICSSCIARIVEGKAEMRKNQILTDDEIEEGLILTCQAHPLTPTIKVDYDDV, encoded by the coding sequence ATGAGTACATTTCATAAACTGAAAATAAAGGAAATCATTAGAGAAACACCTCAGGCTGTGAGTATTTCGTTTGATATTCCTTCAGAGCTTCAGCAGGAATACAAATTTAAAGCCGGGCAGTATATTACTATAAAAGCAGATGTTGATGGCAAAGAACTGCGTAGAGCTTATTCCCTTTGTTCAGCTCCAAATTCAGAAGAATTTAAAGTAACGGTTAAGGAAGTTGAAGGTGGTAAATTTTCCGTTCTTGCCAACAATAGTCTGCAAGCGGGCGATATTTTAGAAGTTCATCCTCCTGAGGGTAAATTTGTTTTAGAACCTTCTACAAGTGCCAAAACCTATGCTGCATTTGCAGCAGGTAGTGGTATTACACCGGTTTTATCGATTATTAAAACAGTACTATCTGAAGAGTCGAAAAGTAGATTTATTCTTACCTACGGCAATAAATCTCCAGAAGACACCATCTTTTTTAAAGAGCTTTTAGAGCTTCAGGCCGCTTATCCAGATCGTCTTTTTGTTGAATTTGTATTTAGTAGAGCAAGAGAAGACAATGCACATTTTGGACGGATAGAAACCAGTACGGTTAATTTCGTAATGAAAAACAAATTTAAAGATCAGCCTTTTGATGCTGTTTATCTTTGTGGGCCTGAAGAAATGATTAATCATGTAAGTGAAGTCCTTACCAATAACGGAATTGCTGAAGAAAATATTTATTACGAATTATTTACCAGTAATGATAGCGGCGAAGTTGAAGCCAATCTTGAAGGCCAAACTCAAATTACAGTAATGGTTGACGATGAGGAAACAAGCTTTGTGATGAATCAAACTGATGTAATTTTGGATGCTGCGCTGGAAAACGACCTTGATGTTCCTTATTCCTGCCAGGGCGGTATTTGCAGTAGCTGTATCGCAAGAATTGTAGAAGGAAAAGCTGAAATGCGTAAAAATCAGATTCTTACCGATGATGAGATCGAAGAAGGATTGATTTTAACCTGCCAGGCACATCCACTCACTCCTACCATTAAAGTAGATTATGACGATGTTTAA
- the atpE gene encoding ATP synthase F0 subunit C: MEYLHIGLAALGAGLAVIGAAIGVGKIGGSAMDAIARQPEASGKIQTAMIIAAALVEGVALFGVVAALLGVLTVPA; encoded by the coding sequence ATGGAGTATTTACACATTGGACTTGCAGCTTTAGGTGCTGGTCTTGCAGTTATTGGAGCAGCGATTGGTGTTGGTAAAATCGGTGGTTCTGCTATGGACGCTATTGCCCGTCAGCCAGAAGCTTCCGGAAAAATCCAAACAGCTATGATTATTGCTGCCGCTCTTGTTGAAGGTGTTGCCCTTTTTGGAGTTGTTGCTGCATTACTAGGGGTACTTACCGTACCAGCATAG